TTTTTTGTCAATGTGTTGGATATGAATAATGCTTGGAAAGCGATTGATGATGCTCAAGAAATTTACGAAGTGCAAGATAGAGCTACAGGAAAAGTGAAGTGGACTGCAACACGTGTCGATTTAACTTTTGGCTCCAACTCAGAGTTGAGAGCACTTTCGGAAGTTTATGGTTGTGAAGATGCAAGAGGAAAATTTGTTGAAGATTTTGTAAATGCCTGGAACAAAGTGATGAACTTGGATCGTTTTGATTTGGGGTAATTATTTTCAATATTCAGAAATGCTGCGTGTTTTAAAGCGCAGCATTTTTTATAACGGTTGTTGTTTTGCATCAATAACAAAAATCACTTGGAGATAGCTCTACCGGTTAATTTTTAATATAACCCTTCTCTATTAGAATCTTTGTTGCTTGTTCTAAGTCCTCTTCCTTCACCAATAGCTTTGCATTAACAGCTAGATTCCCAAAAATCTGAGAAGTCAATTCATTTTGCAATAATGTTTCTATCCCTTCAGATGCTAGATAATTCTTCACAAAATTTATTTCAAATGGGATGGAAGAATTAAATACTATTTTCCAGTTATTCATATCCTTCATTTAAGATATATTAAAGTTCCAATAAAAATTTGAGAATTCAAAATGATAGCGCTTGCGCAGTCGACCAGATTTTTCGAGTATAAAAATCGGCTTATCCTTTTTTATACACAATTTCTCCATCCTAAATTAAAATCATTTTGTACAACTTATCTTTGTTGCTATGGCAAAGTCGAGTGGCGTTACGCCTTTAATGCAGCAGCACAAAGCGATTAAGCAAAAATATCCGGATGCGATTTTGTTGTTTCGGGTGGGAGACTTTTATGAAACTTTTGGAAATGATGCTGTAAAAGCTGCACAGGTTTTGGGAATAACTTTAACTAAGCGAAATAATGGAGATCCTGATGCAATGGAACTTGCAGGCTTTCCTCATCATGCTTTAGATACTTATTTGCATAAACTTGTGAAAGCAGGTTTTCGTGTGGCTGTATGTGACCAGCTTGAAGACCCTAAACAGGCTAAAGGCATTGTAAAACGCGGTGTTACCGAATTAGTTACGCCGGGTGTGGCGACGAGTGATAAATTGTTGGAATATGATACTAATAATTTTTTAGCGGCTATTCATTTTGCTGATGACATTCTGGGGATTGCTTTACTAGATATTTCTACCGGTGAGTTTTTTTTGGCTGAAGGAAATTTGGAATACATTGATAAATTGATTCAAACACTTAAGCCGGCAGAAGTAATTTTTCAACGCAATCAGCAGAAGAAATTTAAAGAAATATTTGGTACAAAAATATTTACCTACACTTTAGAAAGCTGGATTTTTGAAGAAGCTTTTGCAGAAGAAAGCTTGTTAAAACATTTTCAAACCCACAGTCTCAAAGGTTTTGGAGTGGAAAACATGCATCAGGGAATTGTAGCTGCAGGCGCAATTTTATATTATTTAAAAGAAACAGAACATCCTAATTTAAAACATATTAGTATTATTCAACGTATTGAACGTGATGAACATTTGTGGATGGACAGGTTTACGATCCGTAATCTGGAAATTTTAAGCAATGGTTCTCAAGACGGAAATAATTTGTTGAAAGTTCTGGATAATACATCGACCCCAATGGGTGCGCGTTTGTTGAAACGCTGGATTGTATTGCCTTTGAAGGATTTGAAGAAGATAAATGAGCGACTTGACACTGTTGAATTTTTAATACTGCATTCAGAATTAAAATCCTCTTTGCAACAGCTATTAAAGCAATGTGGTGATTTAGAAAGGCTGGCGAGTAAAATTTCGATGAAGAAAGTGAGTCCACGAGAAGTAATGCAGCTAGCTAAAAGTTTACAGTTGTGTGAACAAGTAAAATTATTATGTGCTGCTTCTGGAAATGAATATTTGCAGCGCTTGGCCGATGCCCTCAACCCTTGTCCTTATATTGTTGAAAAGATTATGGAAGAAATTTCTGATGAGCCACCGGCAATGGTTTCTAAAGGGAATTTAATTAAAGAAGGAGTAGACAAAGATTTGGATGAACTGCGTAATATTGCGCACAATGGCAAAGCATATTTACAAGACTTACAAAGAAGAGAAACGGAGAAAACGGGTATTAGTTCTTTAAAGATTGGATTTAATAATGTGTTTGGATATTATTTGGAAGTGACCAATTTACATAAAGAAAAAGTGCCACAGGAGTGGATCCGAAAGCAAACTTTGACCAATGCGGAACGTTATATTACTGAAGAGTTAAAACAATATGAAGAAAAAATTACGGGTGCAGAAGATAAAATTCTTTCAATAGAAACCAATTTGTATGAACAGTTGCTCGATGAATTAATTGACTATATTGCTCCCATTCAGGTAAACGGGAATGCTTTGGCAATATTGGATTGTCTGCATTGTTTTGCTCAAAACGCGCAACAATACAATTACCGAAAACCTTTTTTGCACGAGGGCTTTGATATGCAGTTGAAAGAAAGTAGGCATCCTGTTATTGAAAGGAATTTGTCTGCGGGTGAGGCATATATTGCCAACGATATTTTGCTCAATTCCGAAGAGGAACAAATAATTATTTTAACAGGTCCGAATATGAGCGGTAAGAGCGCCTTGTTGCGACAAACTGCATTGATTACTTTGATGGCGCATATGGGAAGTTTTGTTCCTTCAATAGAAGCAAGAATTCCTTTGACTGATAAAATATTTACCAGGGTAGGAGCGAGCGATAATTTGAGTGGCGGTGAAAGTACTTTTATGGTGGAAATGAATGAAACCGCTAGTATCATCAATAATGTTTCTCCGCGCAGCTTGATTTTGTTGGACGAAATTGGACGCGGTACTTCTACATATGATGGTATTTCTATTGCATGGAGTATTGTTGAATTTTTGCATAATTCTTCTTGCAAGCCAAAAACATTATTCGCTACGCATTATCACGAATTGAATGATTTAGAGAAACGTTTGAATGGTGTAAAAAATTATCATATCACCAATAAAGAGGTGGGTAATAAGGTTATTTTTTTAAGAAAATTAGCAAGAGGTGGAAGCACACATAGCTTTGGTATTCATGTTGCAAAAATGGCGGGAATGCCACCCGATTTAATTAATCGTGCTAATGATATTTTGAAACAACTCGAAGAAAAACATGACGAAAGTGATGAGAATGCAGGTCCAGGTAAAAAGCAATTAAAAAGTAAAATAAAAGACATCAATGCACCCCAATTGCAGCTTTCTATTTTCGATGTGCAAACCGAAGTCTTTGAAGAAATACGCAGTGCGCTCGAAAATATTGATATTAATCGCCTGACACCTGTTGAAGCCTTGATGAAACTCAATGAAATCAAAGGTTTGTTGAAGTAGGGAAGTTTATGTAATTTTATTTTTCAGAATTTATTTTATGATAAAATATACACCTGCATTTGTAGATAAGTTGGAAGATGTGTTGAGCGAATCGGGCTATGTAGTTCGGTACGAACGGGGTAATTTTCAGAGTGGCTGGTGTTTGCTTGAACAAAGAAGTGTGGTCGTGCTGAATAAATTTTTAAATACAGAAGGCCGTGTAAATACTTTGGTTGATTTAATTCCTCAACTCAATATAGAGTTTGATAAACTTACATTGGGGTCTCAAAAATTGTACGAATTTTTGTCACTTAATGCGTTAAAAGGAGCTGAAGAAAAAGATACAACCGGTAAAGAATGAGCCTGATTGGCCATATTATTTGAATTGTATTCGGTGGATTTATCATCTTTCTGGATTATATGTTTAGCGGATTCATTCTTTGCTCGACCATTGTTGGTATTCCTTTTTGGATACAGTGTTTTAAGATCGGTTTTGCTTCTCTTGCACCTTTTGGTCTGGAAATTTATGATAAAAAGCAGGATATTTCCGGTGGATGTATTACTCGTATTTTTAATGTTGTCTGGATATTTTTGGGTGGTATTTGGATTGCTCTTACACACTTTGGTTTTGGCCCACTATTTTGTATTACTATTATTGGAATTCCTTTTGGGAATCGGCATTTCAAGTTAATACCTTTGTCTTCACCCCTTTGGGAAGAGACTCGGTTAATAAATATTTGAATTTGCATTTTTACCCCCTCTCTTTATTGCTAAAAATAGTTTTATTTAGTACTTTTCCATTTCCTTTTATTTAAAATCAATTTGTAAAAAGATGAAAAAATTATTGTTGGGTCTCTTTGCACTTGCTACAGTAGCCATTGCTGTTCGTGCAAATGCTCAAAACACAAGAGAGAAATTTAATGAGAATTGGCTTTTTAAACTCGATAGTGCAAACGATTACAGCAAGAATGCCATGGATGCTGCAAAATGGCAACCCGTGACATTGCCGCATGATTGGAGTATTGGCCTTAACTTTGATTCTACCAGCCCTAGTGGAAATGAAGGCGCGTGCTTGCGTGGTGGAACGGGACTTTATCAAAAAGAATTTACGCTTCCTTCAAAAGATAAAGGCAAGAATATATTTATAGATTTTGATGGTGTTTATATGAATAGTACTGTTTGGATAAATGGTCATAAATTAGGTACAAGACCTTATGGGTATTCTTCTTTTCAATACGATATGACCCCTTATTTGAAATTTGGCGGTGAGAAAAATGTATTAAAGGTAATGGCAGAAAACCATCAACCAAGTTCTCGCTGGTATAGTGGAAGCGGTATTTACAGAAATGTATGGTTAGAAAAGAAAGGTAGCGTCTATGTAGATAACTGGGGTACTTATATTACCACACCAGAAGTCTCTGATGCGCAAGCGACCGTCTCTATACAAACTAGAATAAAGAACTCTTTACAACAAGCTACTCCCATTGAATTAAAGACAATCGTATATGATGACAAAGGTAGGATTGTAAAAGTGTTGTCTCAGAAAATGAGTGTGAATGCAGGTACAGAAATAGAAAAACCTCAATCTTTTGTTTTACCACATCCGGAACTATGGAGTATAAAAACACCTCACCTTTATAAAGCGGTTTCACAGGTTTTTGTGCATAATAAAAAACAAGATGAATACACGACAACTTTCGGTGTTCGTTCTTTTCATTTTGATGTTGATTCAGGTTTCTATTTAAATCACAAACCATTAAAAATTGTTGGTGTTTGTATGCATCACGATTTAGGTGCTTTAGGCGCGGCAATCAATGTTCGTGCTATGCAACGTCAGTTGGAGATTTTAAAATCTATGGGTATCAACGGTATTCGCACTTCCCATAACCCACCAGCTCCAGAATGGTTAGACCTTTGTGATAAAATGGGTTTTATTGTAATAGATGAAGCATTTGATTGTTGGGAAGACGGGAAGAATAAATATGACTATCATTTGTATTTTAAGCAATGGCATAAAAGAGATTTAACTGATCAAGTTTTGCGTGATCGTAATCATCCTTCAGTCTTTATGTGGAGTATCGGAAATGAAATTCCCGAACAAGGTGGGGGAGATAAAGATACTGTAGGTCGTCGCATCGCAAGAGATTTATCAAGTATTGTAAAGAGTTTGGATAATCGCCCGATTACTTCAGCTCTAACCGAATTCTCTCCTAAAAATAATATTATTAAATCAGGCGCACTTGATTTATTAGGCTTCAATTATCATTTTAGAATGTTACCTAAATTGGCTGAAATGTTCCCTGGACAAAAAATTATTTTGACAGAAACGACTTCTGCACTGCAATCTCGTGGTGAATATTTGATGCCTTCCGATTCTATTCGTCGTTGGGCAGGATTTACCAGAGAAAAGAATGGAGGTACTCCTGATTTCACTTGTTCGGCTTACGATAATAGTTCAGCACCTTGGGCCTCCACTTACGAAGAAACATTAAAGCCATTATTAAAATATCCTTTCTTAAGCGGTATGTATATGTGGACGGGGTTTGATTATCTGGGAGAACCCACTCCTTATCCTTATCCGGCGCGTAGTTCTTATTTTGGGATAGTAGATTTAGCAGGCTTTCCAAAAGACGCTTATTATCTTTTCAAAAGCGTTTGTACTACCGATACCGTCTTGCATATTTTTCCACATTGGAATTGGAAACCTGGTCAAAAAATAGATGTATGGGCATATTATAATAATGCAGATGAAGTAGAATTATTCCTTAATGGAAAATCTTTGGGTATAAGAAAGAAAACGGGAGATGATTTACATGTACAATGGAACAATATTGTATTTGAACCAGGAACACTTAAAGCTGTATCTCGTAAAGATGGTAAAATTATAAAAACATCGGAAATCAAAACTGCTGGAAAGGCCTATAAACTAGTAGCTTCAGCTGATAGAAGTACAATTAATGCAGATGGGGAAGATTTGTCTTTCGTAAAAATTACGGTGGAAGATAAAGACGGCAATATGGTTCCTCATGCGGACAATGTAATAGATTTTTCGCTAAAAGGTGATGGAGAAATTGCCGGATTAGATAATGGTTGCGAAACAGATTTGACTTCTTTCAGCAATAAAAAATGGCGCAAAGCCTTTAATGGTTTGGCTTTGGCTATTGTAAAAGCACATCATAAAAAAGGCAAACTTACATTGCATATTTCTGCTGATGGCTTGCAAGGCACAAGTGTAGATATTGAGATGAAATAAGTATTTAACTTTATAAAGAAGGTGGACTGATTGAAAATATCGGTCCATTTTTTTTAGGCTTGGCAAGGTGCATACCTAAGAGGTGAAAGATCTCTATGAGTCTTTGTAAGTGGAATCATGAATCGATAGCCAAAGGTAGTTGTGGGTGAGCGGGATCTCTGAAGGAAGACGAAGACAAACGCTGGCTTGCTGCACAGGAATCGTATGAGGCTATATCTTTGGATGAGGAGGCAAATAGCACTAAAGTCCGATCCTTAGAAGGAAAAGTATGCGGTAAATGGATATATTGTCGTTAAAAATGAAACTAATAAACTGATATTGGTACTAATTTTTGTTTTAGAGATATATCTAAGAAGGTGGGTAAAATTATACTTTGTGTAAGCAATATTTTATCTTCATCTTCCAACTTGTCTAGCATATCTAAATATTTTTCCTCCCCATGTTCGTCTATAACACGCTTTTTATTGATGTCTTCCAATAAGTGCTCACGCATACTTATGGCATCTGCCTCAGGGTGAAATTGTGTGCCTATCATTTCTTTAGAAAAACGAATAGCCATAATGGCACGCTCTAAAGGGATATGTGGCCTCTCTTTTTCTATAGCCAATACCGTAGCACCCATTGAATTTAATTGCTCAAAATTGGGTTGTATTACTTGATAATCTCTACTGTCAACAGCGAAGAAAGGTTCAGGTAGTTTTGCAAAAATTGGCTCTTCTAATCCCCCCCATATTTTATTTATAGGAAATACTCCGAAAGAAGTGCTTTTTCGCTTACATACTTTTCCTATTTTGAAAAATCTACATGCTAATTGAAAGGAATGGCAGATAAAAAATACATATTTTTTATCGACATCACTAGCCTCAACATTGTGACGATATAATTGATTGATTAATGAGAAAAATTTATGTTCCCATTCCCAGTTTTCCTCATCAAAAGGAGAGCCCGGACCGCCACTGGAAATATATATATCATAAGATGTATCGGGTACCTCGTCTCTTTGTCTTACATCGAAGACAGTTGTTTTTATAAGTAAGTCTTTTTCTTTGGCATAAGTGGACACTATATTTAGGATACAACGTAATCCTTGATTTTTGAAACCATTATTTAAATCTAAAACGGCAACTTTAATATATTGTTCATTATTTTGCATTTTGCAAAGGTACAAAATTTTGATTTTAATGTCAGATCAATGGCTATTTTAGGAATTCATCACAAATAAAATCCACCACATCTGTTAATTTTTTTGTTTTTTCAAAAATAGCTAATTGTTTGTCTGCACCTGTTCCCGATTTTAAGATTTTAAATACTGTATTAATGGCATCGCGTGAACCCAAATCATCAATTACGTCATCAATAAAATCTAACAATTCTAATATTAGAGATTTCACTGGTACCTCTGTTTCTTTCCCAAAATCAATCAACAAACCATCAATTCCATAACGAGAGGCACGCCATTTATTCTCATTAATATAAAATCTTTTATAAATAATATAATTCATATTTTGCATTCGTAAGCGATAGAGTTTAACACATATTGCCTGAAATAATGCAGCGATAGCAATAGTTTCATCTGTTGTTAGCAGAATGTCACATATTCTAAATTCAATTGTATTGTAGGAAGGGTGTACGCGTATATCCCACCAAATCTTTTTCGCATTATCAATACAATTGGTCTTTATCAATACTTTAATATAATTATCATATTCTTCAATAGATTCAAAAAAATCTGGAATGCCGGTTCTTGGAAACTTGTCAAATACCTTTGAGCGATAAGATTTAAAACCGGTATTTCTCCCTTCCCAGAAAGGTGAATTGGTTGAAAGTGCGTAAATATGGGGTAAAAAATAACGTACAGAATTGGCAATATGAATAGCCATTTCCCGGGATTGTATTCCTATATGAACATGCAGTCCAAAAATTAAATTGGAACGGGCAGCATCTTGCATTTCGTTTACTATCTCATGGTAGCGAGGGTTCTCAGTGATTGATTGTTTGTACCAGAGAGAAAAGGGATGCGTTCCGGAGGCCCCACATCTCAATCCTTCACTCTGTGCAAGCTCTGAAATGGTTTTTCGCAACAAACGAACATCACTACGCGCTTCCTCAATATTATTACAAATAGAGGTTCCAACTTCCACAACGGCTTGGTGCATTTCTGCTTTTACTTTATCTTTCTGCAAGATTTTTTCTGCCTGTTCAATGATTTTGTTTTGATGGGATTTTAGTTCTCTCGTTTGCGGATCGAGAATCATATATTCCTCTTCAATACCTATTGTAAATTGCTGCGAAGTCATTCTTGATATTATTATGAATAGTATTCGGTATTTAAAATAATTCCTTTTTTTGGATGGCAGCCTGAATATATTTCCCCCAAGTAAGACTGTCTTTGGAAGTCTCAAAATTTTCGGCTTTTTCTAAAGCAAATTTTGCTGCATGCTCCACTACCCAATTAAAATTTTCATCCCCTACAGAGGCTTTGTCAGAATCAGGTACCGGGTTGCAAAAGTCTATCGCGATAGGTTCTCCATTTCTTACGGCAAACTCTACTGTATTAAAATCATAGCCTAAATATTGATTCAATTTCAAAACATCAGCTTCCATTCTTTTGAATAATTCTTTCGAAGGCTTAAAATGTGCATCATATCTTAGATGGGGGGCATTGCGTGGTTCATAAGGCATTATTTTCACATATTTTCCTCCAATGCAATAACAACGATAATATTCTTCAAAAATAATCTCTTCTTGCAATAGCATTACCAATTGTTTTGTCTCTTTATGTTTTGAAAAAAAGGCTTCTTTATTTTCTAATCGGTAGACCGATTTCCAACCACCACCTGCAAAGGGTTTCATGTAGGCAGGGAATTGGATATAATCAAAAATTGCTTCCCATGCTAAAGGATAACTTAAGTTGCGAAATGACTCTCTAGAAGTATCATCTGGAAGTTCAAAGGAGGGAAGGATAACCGTTTTAGGAACAGAAACTCCAATTCTTGTTGCTAAGCAATTATTGAAAAACTTTTCATCTGCACTACTCCAAAACGGATTATTGATAATAGAAGTACCGTTTAAAGCAGCATTTTTTAAATAAGCTCTGTAAAATGGTACATCATGCGAAATACGATCCAGAATTACTACATAGTTGGTTGGGGCTCCTTGGATAACTTTATCAATGGTTACAAATTCAGCTTCAAATTTGCCATCGGCTAGAGAGTTGACTTTGTCTACAAATGCACTTGGAAAACTATTTTCTTTTCCAAATAATATTCCAATCTTTTTAGTGGTTATCATTGTTACTCTTTTTACAAAAATTATAATACAGAAAGATAGTGAGGAAACATCTCTAGCCATATAGGCCAGTCGTGTGGTGCATCGTTACGTATGTCTAGCCAATGATTAATTTTTTTTTCTGCAAGTATTTTAGATAGTTTTTTGTTTTGGTCTAAGCAGATATCTTTCGTGCTGGTCCCTAAAATTATATGCAGGTGCCAAAGTGCAGCATTGTAATTATTGGGCAAATAGTCTATGGGATTATTAAAATATACATTATCGTTATAAGCCCCATCCACTTGCGATTTTATATCAAATGCGCCGCTCATAGATATTAACGCATGAATCTTTTCCGGGTGTTTAAAGGCGAAATTAGCCGCATGATAACCTCCAAAACTACATCCTGCAACAGTTGCGGTACTCCAGCCTGTTTCATGCAAAGCACGGCTCAGTACTTCTTCTTCAATAAGCTGGTCGTATAAATTATGATTAAAGGCACGTCCTAAAGGCTCTATATCTTTATTGTACCAGCTAAGGGCATCAATACTGTCAGGACAATATATTTTTACGAAGCCATTCTCTATAAACCATCTGACAGATTCGATAAGCCCCCTATCTTTAGCTTCATAATATTTCCCCAAAGAAGTAGGAAATAGTATAATAGGCCTTCCGGAATGCCCGAAAACGAGCATTTCTATTTCTCTTTTTAGAATTGGCGACTGCCATTTATGATAATATTCTTGCAAGGTTTTCGGTGGTTGATTGGTTTATTCCTTAGGTTTATTCTCTAATCAAGGTACGAAGAATAATTAATTGCAAAAACAAAAAAGCGCAAAGATTTTTTTTGCGCTTTTTAAAAGATTTTTCCGGAATGCTCAGGTTTTATTATTTCTTGCTATCCGCATAACTCTTATTCAGGTTCTCCACTAGTTCCTTGGTGATATCTTGGGTAGAATCTTTATAATAGAAATAATCTGCTTCGTTTGTCCCAATAATATAATTATAACCTTTTTCTTTTGCAAATGTTTTAAGATAGTCTTGTATGCGCTGTTTTATTTCTTGCAATTTCATGGTTCTTTCCATGCTGAAAGATTGATCTAATCTTTGTGCTTTTTCTTGATTTTGCTTTTGTAAATCGTTTAGATTTTGGGTGTATTCGGTTTGTTCTGATTGCGAAAGTGTGGGGCCTTTTTGCACATATTCATTATATTTTTCTCTGAACTCATTTTGCAAATCATTTATTTGCTTTTGTACAGATTTATCTTTTGCAATCAAATCAGACTTTACATCTTGTAAGTATTTATAGTTTTGATCTAAAGAGTCTAACTCAAAATAACCGATTTTGAATGAACCATTATCTGTCACATTATTAGAGCTACTTTGTTGTGCCGGTACTATGGCTGATTTTTGAGCTTTTTCATTAAATTGTAAATAAAACAAAATACAGACTGCAATAATTAATATAATATTTGACGAGACTAAAAATTTATTCATTCGTTCTTTTTTATAATATTTAGGATGTGAAAATAAAGAAATAAAACTAGTATTCTGTTAAGTAAATTAATAAATTAAAAAATTGTACCACCTTTATTAATGAAGTGGGGTTATAAATTCTTTAATAACAAATGCAATCTATTTGTTTTTAGGGACTAGTCTTCAAATCTAATATTTTACCAGCGTTTCTAAGCTATTTATATATTTTTCTTTAATGCACGCTCTATTATTCTCAAAATTAAAAAAGCCTATAACGAATTTTAATGGTTATAGGCTTTTACTTTAATAGCTAAATAGATTATTCTTCATCGTCGAAAGCCATTGCTTCGCGGGCAGTAGCCAAAAGTTCATATTCTTCTTTACTCCCCACGATAAGGTTTTCAAAATCACGAAGACCAGTACCGGCAGGTATTAAATGTCCTGTAATGACATTTTCTTTCAAACCAGACATATCATCAGACTTACCTTGAATAGCAGCGGAACTTAATACTTTCGTTGTTTCTTGGAAAGAAGCAGCAGAGATCCAACTTGGAACACCTAAGGATGCTTTGGTGATACCTAATAACACCGGATGTGCTGTAGCTGGGCTGGCATCTCTTACTTCTATTAACTTTTGATCATTACGACGTAGTAATGAGTTCTCCTCTCTTAATTCCCGAACACCAACAATTTGGCCAGCCTTGAATTTGTTGCTATCTCCGGCATCAGTTACTACTTTTTTGTCAAATATTTTATCGTTTTCTTCATTGAAATCAAAGCGGTCTTCTAAATCGTTTTCCAAGAAACGTGTATCTCCAGCATCAACAATTTCAACCTTTTTCATCATTTGACGAACGATGACTTCAACGTGCTTATCGTTAATTTTTACACCTTGTAAACGATAAACTTCTTGTATTTCATTTACAACATATTCCTGAACGGCATATGGACCTTTGATACTCAGGATATCAATAGGTGCTATTTGACCATCCGAAAGAGGTGTCCCTGCTTTTACGAAGTCTCCATCTTGCACTAAGATTTGACGCGTAAGCGGCACGAGATATTTTTTTACAATACCATCTTTGGCTTCTACAACAATTTCGCGGTTACCACGTTTGATATTCCCGAAAGTAGTAACACCATCTATTTCCGCAACAACTGCAGGATTGCTCGGATTACGTGCTTCAAATAGTTCTGTTACACGTGGCAGACCCCCTGTGATATCACCGCCTTTGCGCATTGTGCGTGGTATTTTTACAATTACCTGTCCGGCTTTTACTTCATCGCCTTCCTCTGTTGCCAAACGGCTTCCGGTAGGTAAGTTATAAGATTTAACATCTTTGCCATTAATAATAATTGCTGGAAGCTTTGTTTTGTCTTTTGTTTCAATAATTACTTTCTCGCGGTGACCAGTCTGGTCATCAGCCTCTTCGCGATAGGTAATGCCATCTATTATACTTTCAAATTCTATTTTACCTGCTTGTTCTGCAATAACTACATTGTTAAATGGATCCCAAGTACAGATAATATCGCCCTTTTTAATTTTTTGGCCATTTTTCACACTCAGTGTGGCTCCATATGGGATATTATGCGTATTCAGTAATCTATCATTTTCTACATCTGAAATACGGATTTCACCTGTACGACCGATAACAATATTTACTTTCTCACCCTCATTGTTTTCAGTTGTTACAGTACGTAAACCATCAAATTGAATGGTACCATCAAATCTTGCCGTTAATGAAGATTCTACAGAAGAGGAGCCCGCGATACCACCTACGTGGAATGTACGAAGTGTAAGCTGTGTACCAGGTTCCCCAATGGATTGTGCTGCTATAATACCTACTGAATCTCCTCGTTGTGCCATATAACCTGTAGCTAGATTTTTACCGTAGCATTTAACGCACACTCCGCGTTTTGCTTCGCAGGTTAATACAGAGCGTATCTCTACTGTATCTACACCGGCTTCTTCAATTTCCAAAGCTTTATCGTGTGTAATTTCCTCCCCGGCATTGATGATTAAATCTCCAGTTAAAGGATTGTAAACATCGTGTAAAGAAGTTCTTCCTTCAATTCTATCAGAAATAGGAGAAATGATTTCTTCATTATCTTTTAATGCAGAAGTCGCAATACCACGTAATGTGCCACAATCTTCTTCTGTAATTACCACATCTTGTGAAACGTCTACCAAACGACGAGTTAAGTAACCGGCATCGGCAGTTTTAAGTGCTGTATCCGCCAAACCTTTACGCGCACCGTGTGTAGAGATAAAGTAATCCAATACATTCAATCCGCCCTTAAAGTTAGACAAGATTGGATTTTCAATAATTTCAGAACCGGAGCTTCCGGATTTTCTAGGTTTAGCCATCAATCCACGAATACCTGCTAACTGTTTTACTTGTTGTTTACTACCACGCGCACCAGAATCCAACATCATATAAACTGAGTTAAATCCTTGTTTGTCGGTTTGCATTTCGCGGATTAAAGTTTCAGTCAGGCGTGTATCCACTCTACTCCAAATA
The Arachidicoccus soli DNA segment above includes these coding regions:
- a CDS encoding type 1 glutamine amidotransferase — protein: MQNNEQYIKVAVLDLNNGFKNQGLRCILNIVSTYAKEKDLLIKTTVFDVRQRDEVPDTSYDIYISSGGPGSPFDEENWEWEHKFFSLINQLYRHNVEASDVDKKYVFFICHSFQLACRFFKIGKVCKRKSTSFGVFPINKIWGGLEEPIFAKLPEPFFAVDSRDYQVIQPNFEQLNSMGATVLAIEKERPHIPLERAIMAIRFSKEMIGTQFHPEADAISMREHLLEDINKKRVIDEHGEEKYLDMLDKLEDEDKILLTQSIILPTFLDISLKQKLVPISVY
- a CDS encoding carboxylate-amine ligase, which codes for MTSQQFTIGIEEEYMILDPQTRELKSHQNKIIEQAEKILQKDKVKAEMHQAVVEVGTSICNNIEEARSDVRLLRKTISELAQSEGLRCGASGTHPFSLWYKQSITENPRYHEIVNEMQDAARSNLIFGLHVHIGIQSREMAIHIANSVRYFLPHIYALSTNSPFWEGRNTGFKSYRSKVFDKFPRTGIPDFFESIEEYDNYIKVLIKTNCIDNAKKIWWDIRVHPSYNTIEFRICDILLTTDETIAIAALFQAICVKLYRLRMQNMNYIIYKRFYINENKWRASRYGIDGLLIDFGKETEVPVKSLILELLDFIDDVIDDLGSRDAINTVFKILKSGTGADKQLAIFEKTKKLTDVVDFICDEFLK
- a CDS encoding ATP-grasp domain-containing protein, with protein sequence MITTKKIGILFGKENSFPSAFVDKVNSLADGKFEAEFVTIDKVIQGAPTNYVVILDRISHDVPFYRAYLKNAALNGTSIINNPFWSSADEKFFNNCLATRIGVSVPKTVILPSFELPDDTSRESFRNLSYPLAWEAIFDYIQFPAYMKPFAGGGWKSVYRLENKEAFFSKHKETKQLVMLLQEEIIFEEYYRCYCIGGKYVKIMPYEPRNAPHLRYDAHFKPSKELFKRMEADVLKLNQYLGYDFNTVEFAVRNGEPIAIDFCNPVPDSDKASVGDENFNWVVEHAAKFALEKAENFETSKDSLTWGKYIQAAIQKKELF
- a CDS encoding esterase family protein translates to MQEYYHKWQSPILKREIEMLVFGHSGRPIILFPTSLGKYYEAKDRGLIESVRWFIENGFVKIYCPDSIDALSWYNKDIEPLGRAFNHNLYDQLIEEEVLSRALHETGWSTATVAGCSFGGYHAANFAFKHPEKIHALISMSGAFDIKSQVDGAYNDNVYFNNPIDYLPNNYNAALWHLHIILGTSTKDICLDQNKKLSKILAEKKINHWLDIRNDAPHDWPIWLEMFPHYLSVL
- a CDS encoding OmpH family outer membrane protein, whose translation is MNKFLVSSNIILIIAVCILFYLQFNEKAQKSAIVPAQQSSSNNVTDNGSFKIGYFELDSLDQNYKYLQDVKSDLIAKDKSVQKQINDLQNEFREKYNEYVQKGPTLSQSEQTEYTQNLNDLQKQNQEKAQRLDQSFSMERTMKLQEIKQRIQDYLKTFAKEKGYNYIIGTNEADYFYYKDSTQDITKELVENLNKSYADSKK